In the Uranotaenia lowii strain MFRU-FL chromosome 1, ASM2978415v1, whole genome shotgun sequence genome, tccaaacggcatattcttcttctgaattgatcgttatgattgctgattacgaaattaccaatatttatacaaaaactaatatttatcaaataattgtctgaagaaaagagcaaaaataattaattttctcttaattatagaaaaaaacgcctttaagtatgcaatgttattagcgttgagacaaagttatagaattttcttcttatgtctgctataaattgtgaaatgagaacaaacatgaccaaaatagtcaattaacattctatcttggggttttgatttatttttatacaaggatttgggcttcctgaataaaagatcaagtctccttcaataggggatcaagtctcccctaacttcagaaaaatcgcaatttttttactcccacgaaaatgtttctagttcatcaacgggttcaagcatgcttggcatcgctcctcagatttgcccgttcagagtaagagcgtgtatttttttcgctgtgctctccCCAAAcagagaatctttaaaaaatgctccgttacctccagagcgaccaagcgtccacccgaGTGTGGGCAAGAtaagcaagcaaactgatgaagtgcgttctcggtgcagataaattcgttcgcactcgggcgaaagagaagctttacagaatactcggtttgtcttcatcggttgcgtctggatcgacGTTTGTaagtgcgtcagaatttacaatgcagaacataaatctaacggaactaaattaataacgccaaaggtagttaagatagaatgctggtgttttcgacaacattgctctgtataataaagcgcatattttgatatgaaatataaagtttagaagtccaccaatagcgagatataaatcataactttcttgtttagcattttagagcttaagtttcttctacaaagttatttatctcaacaaaatacacaactttgctaAACATaccaaagttctacaatcttaacccaaggagatacggttgaattaaaaaaaaatacttgaaaaatgctcTACTAAAAGTTATTGTTACTATCGcgctatttttaaatctctcgcctataaattttatatcaaaatatgcgaattaacaactttgcccaaaacacctatcttttcattcctgagcgagttcctctagattgatgttctgcaccaggacaaatgattagctacgatagctttcttcggtcgaaaaatatcaaaagcgtagcggttaaggaagataaatcctaaattttactatttgtgaaagtttcgaagttttattacttaaatttgtccTAGATTCTTGCGTAATGTTCGCGGTTTGTTTAAAaggcaaagatttttggataattttagtaaatgttacttttcgaattgatgcttttgtaaattaatgcttcCCACGTACGATATTAAAAGGacataaacctaagtatacagcaattgggcgatgcccggatattgtgaaaaaactactttgattttgcccagtttttttccacattatttggaaaatggaacaagaaaatcgaattcagtttaaaattgtttgtcaaaaattggatttgtgaaagtttatttcatcaaatatcaaaccaaaactttccttcgtatgctttaaaaataaatttgacactgctgatgtgttgcgacaaaaaaaaatgtaagtcgtttttccttaatttccttaatttcctcagatttggccggatattgcttGGTTTATGGAATagagaatttcagattatttacctggttttcaccatgtttttcaaataatttgccaggaagtgcccggcccggctacgtacaaaaatagCTACATTCGACGTCTTCAAAtgatgcactgttccgcactgcataGCGGCTTTTTAGtagaaaacattcctgcattgaaatctttctggcttgatacactgagcgacacagcagcgtcgctagagcacaattttctagccagctccttctcttttctttagagcgagcgacgtccacccgaccgtcagagcaaccgcaatcggacgcactcggcaaaaagataagtgaacgttgatcggctgagcagtgcactcggaaaccgagatgataaaagtgtaattcgttctctgctctgttctgtttgcgaggtgttggacaagcatgggttcaagtatcgttctaatttttggagcatagaaatttgaagttacaagctgtcagaaaatgtcaaagacggcgagttgctaattttttccaaaaacttatggtgaaaataagaaaaggggatcaagtatccccactctcccctactattcTGACCAATGGGCACAAATCATAGTTGGACGTCATCTAAATGAGGTTAAGCAAGGGAAGCTAGAATAACTCCGAAATAACTACCATAAGTGTACAGTACGGCACATAAATTCAAGCTGTCTTTATTTATTAGTGTAAAGTTCTTCCGTGTTAATTTTTCTCCCTCTTTCCTTCTCTTTTGCTAAGGATCAATGTTAAGATACTTTACAATGGCAGCATACgattaaaactaaaactaaataataaaaaacacttcTCTAATTcttacaacaaattaaaatcgtCTACTAAGAGTGGATTTGTATTTTTGCTACACGAACCGGCATGGATAGGCGTTCCATTAAGCACATTCTAGCTGCAGATTGGGATGGTTCCGGCGGAAGTGTTCACATTTCGGGGTCGTAAATGTCCGGACATTGTCGTACCCCGTTGCTAGTTGATTGTGGTTCTGGTGGTGTTGGTGATTATGATGGTGATTGTGTTCTTTTGTATGATGATCCGATGGCTGCAGCGGACGATTTTTTCGACTGTGACGCAGTCCAACCGTATATTTGGTGTCGAAATCAAGCCGCGCAAATTCGTAGGAAGCTTTCTGTAATTTTCGAAAGTTATTagagtgttgttttttttgggaattcaACGGCATTAAACTATACCTTGACAATCGTGACATCGTGAGAGCTGGCCGCCATCGGTTTGGTGAGACATTCCCGGGAGCCGCGACACAGATGCAACCGATAACGGCTAGTTGCACCCCTATCGGGCCAGCTGAGACGTACCGAGAGGCCCCCTTCTCGAGGAACAAATTTATAGTTCAACCCCAGCGACGTGGGACCCGATTTCGTACGGCGCGGGTAGCTGAAACGAAGAAAAACCAGACATTTCGAATTTACTCGCATcctgtttggtttaaaaaatgcTCCATCGGTTTTTCAAAGAGTGATGCGTTGGAACTTTGACACAACAGAAACGACGTCTTACCTTGCATCGCTCATCAGCATATTGTCCAGATTGGCTGAAGGTACATCGACTCCGACTCCGTTAGCGTTCACAGTTGTATCCATCAGCTCATTGGTGGCCATAGATTTGAGTCGCCTTTTTCCGTAAACACTAATGGCATGAATCTGTAGGTAGTATATACTGTTCGGCAATAGTCCTCTGATTTCGTAATGTCTGGTAGGCTGTAGGAAACAAAAAATAGGGTTTCTTCAAAGAAATTCGACGTTTGTGGAAATGACTGTATAATTACAGCTGAAACGGTTGCTGTCTCTTTGAAAAGCGATGAATTACCCATCCGTGCACCGCTACTTGCATTTAAGTATAGGCTCCAGCTGATTTTGAACTTCTCTACCGGAAGGTCCGATCGTGGCAGCATCCAGTAGATTTTTCGAAAGTAAGTGCCGTTTAAGCTAGGCATCAGTGCCCCAAGAGTGAGATTCCTCGGAGGCTGCGGAGGATTTGGTTCTGCTAGATgtaaagaaaattataaatttcacaATACCTTTCCCATGAACAATTTTATACTTTTACTCAGTTGAAACTCCTTGGAAACCGAAGAGTAACCCCGAGTTCCCATCTCATTGACAGCAGCCACTCGGACCTGATACCATCGACCAGGCTTGAGCTTCAACTCTCCGACGTACCGTTTCTGGCTTCCGGGTCGTTTCAACTCATAGATAACCATCGGGGTGTGGTTCTGCCAATCATCCTCCAGCTTGCGTTCGGCAAAGCTAACCCCAATGTGGTGCCGGGATTCAACCACGAAATAGATCGCACTGGACTGGATATCTTCCTCCAGCGAAATGTCCCATTGGATTTCCGCCATCCGGTATCTGCGGCCCGCTTCCTGCAGGGTTACGTGATGCGGTAAAGGCGGTAAGCCACGCACTTTGTCCAGTCCGACCGGGGCCTGGCAACTCATGCCGCACGAATGGGCACAACATTTTTCCACCCCTGGACAGTGGTAATCGATGCTGCTGCAGGTGTTGAAGCACAATCCGGTCTCCAGTCGATTTAGGGAGTCCTTAGGGCAATCGCCGTACTTTTTGTAGGAGGAGTTTTCCAGATAGTCCTGGATGCAGGAACTCTCGCACTGTCGAAGTTATGAAAAGAAGAGGAAGAATTAGCTGAGATTAGATAGATTAATTTG is a window encoding:
- the LOC129737648 gene encoding anosmin-1 isoform X3 codes for the protein MKTVPLFLRILLQQQLIIGLLVSSVLNGGAGGGGSGLVAAAGALSSTMVAAAKYRRHTDNLLITRCRSKCTNTFDKMTCESSCIQDYLENSSYKKYGDCPKDSLNRLETGLCFNTCSSIDYHCPGVEKCCAHSCGMSCQAPVGLDKVRGLPPLPHHVTLQEAGRRYRMAEIQWDISLEEDIQSSAIYFVVESRHHIGVSFAERKLEDDWQNHTPMVIYELKRPGSQKRYVGELKLKPGRWYQVRVAAVNEMGTRGYSSVSKEFQLKPNPPQPPRNLTLGALMPSLNGTYFRKIYWMLPRSDLPVEKFKISWSLYLNASSGARMGNSSLFKETATVSAPTRHYEIRGLLPNSIYYLQIHAISVYGKRRLKSMATNELMDTTVNANGVGVDVPSANLDNMLMSDASYPRRTKSGPTSLGLNYKFVPREGGLSVRLSWPDRGATSRYRLHLCRGSRECLTKPMAASSHDVTIVKKASYEFARLDFDTKYTVGLRHSRKNRPLQPSDHHTKEHNHHHNHQHHQNHNQLATGYDNVRTFTTPKCEHFRRNHPNLQLECA
- the LOC129737648 gene encoding anosmin-1 isoform X2, with the protein product MKTVPLFLRILLQQQLIIGLLVSSVLNGGAGGGGSGLVAAAGALSSTMVAAAKYRRHTDNLLITRCRSKCTNTFDKMTCESSCIQDYLENSSYKKYGDCPKDSLNRLETGLCFNTCSSIDYHCPGVEKCCAHSCGMSCQAPVGLDKVRGLPPLPHHVTLQEAGRRYRMAEIQWDISLEEDIQSSAIYFVVESRHHIGVSFAERKLEDDWQNHTPMVIYELKRPGSQKRYVGELKLKPGRWYQVRVAAVNEMGTRGYSSVSKEFQLSKKPNPPQPPRNLTLGALMPSLNGTYFRKIYWMLPRSDLPVEKFKISWSLYLNASSGARMGNSSLFKETATVSAPTRHYEIRGLLPNSIYYLQIHAISVYGKRRLKSMATNELMDTTVNANGVGVDVPSANLDNMLMSDASYPRRTKSGPTSLGLNYKFVPREGGLSVRLSWPDRGATSRYRLHLCRGSRECLTKPMAASSHDVTIVKKASYEFARLDFDTKYTVGLRHSRKNRPLQPSDHHTKEHNHHHNHQHHQNHNQLATGYDNVRTFTTPKCEHFRRNHPNLQLECA
- the LOC129737648 gene encoding anosmin-1 isoform X1, which gives rise to MKTVPLFLRILLQQQLIIGLLVSSVLNGGAGGGGSGLVAAAGALSSTMVAAAKYRRHTDNLLITRCRSKCTNTFDKMTCESSCIQDYLENSSYKKYGDCPKDSLNRLETGLCFNTCSSIDYHCPGVEKCCAHSCGMSCQAPVGLDKVRGLPPLPHHVTLQEAGRRYRMAEIQWDISLEEDIQSSAIYFVVESRHHIGVSFAERKLEDDWQNHTPMVIYELKRPGSQKRYVGELKLKPGRWYQVRVAAVNEMGTRGYSSVSKEFQLSKTEPNPPQPPRNLTLGALMPSLNGTYFRKIYWMLPRSDLPVEKFKISWSLYLNASSGARMGNSSLFKETATVSAPTRHYEIRGLLPNSIYYLQIHAISVYGKRRLKSMATNELMDTTVNANGVGVDVPSANLDNMLMSDASYPRRTKSGPTSLGLNYKFVPREGGLSVRLSWPDRGATSRYRLHLCRGSRECLTKPMAASSHDVTIVKKASYEFARLDFDTKYTVGLRHSRKNRPLQPSDHHTKEHNHHHNHQHHQNHNQLATGYDNVRTFTTPKCEHFRRNHPNLQLECA